A single window of Marispirochaeta aestuarii DNA harbors:
- a CDS encoding HAMP domain-containing sensor histidine kinase: protein MSSKLKNKGLLPGNLYIRLATIFFLVMILSSGILFGGTFITLYRSLRGEDEGYIQRRLLSYWAHYQTSGLDGLVESLEAESLILDERPYFVRVATAANNTIFLSYPEHWGSFSIQKVLEEQDISDFDTLLMIQSERMDFTLEVNTIQLDQEYLVQVGMSTERREAFLGLYRRNFLLLLLLVLLFGLAAGLFLASRAIAPLKRLSAALGSIIRTGDLSARLPLRRDVPRPDEMDELVDLFNRLLERIQGLISRMKETLDTVAHDLRTPLTRLRSSAELALQSTDLNRKDDALSDALEESERILTLLTAVMDISEAESGILKLNRRKIDPRESLEKLMEIYQFVASEREITLQLEGEFPEALSVDPARFNQAAGNLLDNAVKYSPPGSEITLHGSLDRKQERHIFHLSVKNQGPPIPEEELSRIWERLYRAPGNTVPGMGLGLSLVKAVVESHGGEVSAENIPEGGVRFSMAFPLQKSPFPAGIDRKGAE, encoded by the coding sequence ATGTCCTCAAAGCTGAAGAATAAGGGGCTCCTGCCGGGGAATCTCTACATCCGGCTGGCAACGATCTTTTTCCTGGTCATGATTCTTTCTTCCGGGATCCTTTTCGGAGGAACCTTCATTACCCTCTACCGCTCCCTCCGCGGCGAAGATGAGGGCTATATTCAGCGGCGTCTCCTCTCCTACTGGGCACATTATCAGACCTCCGGCCTGGACGGTCTTGTGGAGAGCCTCGAAGCAGAGAGCCTGATTCTTGATGAACGGCCCTACTTTGTCCGGGTAGCGACCGCCGCAAACAATACAATCTTCCTGAGTTATCCGGAACACTGGGGCTCCTTCAGCATCCAGAAAGTACTGGAGGAACAGGACATATCGGATTTCGATACCCTTCTCATGATTCAGAGCGAACGCATGGACTTTACCCTGGAGGTGAATACGATACAGCTGGACCAGGAGTATCTCGTCCAGGTCGGCATGAGCACCGAACGGCGGGAGGCCTTTCTGGGGCTGTACCGGCGAAATTTTCTACTTCTCCTCTTGCTGGTATTGCTCTTTGGTCTCGCTGCGGGGCTTTTTCTCGCCTCCAGGGCCATAGCACCCCTCAAGCGCCTTTCTGCCGCCCTGGGCTCAATAATCCGTACCGGGGACTTGAGCGCCCGGCTCCCCTTGCGCCGGGATGTCCCGCGTCCCGATGAGATGGACGAACTGGTGGACCTCTTCAATCGGCTGCTTGAACGCATTCAGGGGCTCATAAGCCGCATGAAGGAGACCCTGGACACGGTGGCCCACGACCTGAGAACCCCCCTTACCCGCCTCCGCAGCAGTGCGGAACTGGCCCTGCAGAGTACGGACCTGAACCGGAAGGATGATGCCCTTTCGGATGCCCTGGAAGAGTCGGAGCGCATTCTGACCCTTCTGACCGCGGTTATGGACATTTCGGAAGCAGAATCGGGAATCCTGAAACTGAACCGCCGGAAGATTGATCCCCGGGAGTCCCTTGAAAAGCTCATGGAAATCTACCAGTTTGTCGCTTCGGAACGGGAAATTACCCTTCAGCTGGAGGGAGAGTTCCCGGAAGCTCTGTCCGTGGACCCTGCACGTTTCAACCAGGCCGCGGGAAATCTGCTGGATAACGCGGTAAAGTATTCCCCCCCGGGGAGTGAAATCACCCTCCACGGCAGCCTGGACCGGAAGCAGGAGAGACACATATTCCACCTCTCCGTGAAAAACCAGGGCCCCCCGATACCGGAGGAGGAGCTCTCCCGAATCTGGGAGCGCCTGTATCGTGCACCGGGGAACACCGTTCCCGGCATGGGACTGGGCTTGAGCCTGGTAAAAGCTGTAGTGGAGTCCCACGGCGGAGAGGTCAGCGCTGAAAATATCCCCGAGGGAGGCGTCCGTTTTTCCATGGCCTTTCCGCTGCAAAAAAGCCCCTTTCCTGCCGGAATCGACAGGAAAGGGGCTGAATAA
- a CDS encoding FlgD immunoglobulin-like domain containing protein, protein MKRKLLISITIFTILLTGLFAGGNKEVPEVPAVTSGTQYISPNGDGIQDSATLQFTAKVYVKSKQGYIPEYGIQIFNESDTLVHEVIEKEPSDVNWFFALFRGYDLFELEKEITWNGRDQSGNLVPEGAYDVRLYVLDSSKNRTETDVDTFIVDVTPPEATITPPPNNIFSPNGDGVADVYILQQEGSEELEWKGVFANAAGEEVRTFTWTESAPGDVLWDGTDDNGTKADDGEYTYTLNSTDRAGNSSEDYVVEDIILNSATPAIDMSLDATYFSPDGDGHQDTITVSTTVQNAGEVVRWTGRVLSDSREALVSVGGEGSVPETYVVTGYDDQGRRAPEGFYTISYTVTYKNGFSTSAERRIRLDVTDPKVDIRYDDIFSPNGDGQNDFNDIAISSTEPVSWSGQLVDANGNVLMEGSGRQIINQFRWDGRGPGGEALPDGSYFAKGVFTDPAGNRYIQEPLEIRIDNREVDIAMTTGKVLSPNNDGVEDVLPVVLEPTIDAEIASWRLSFETEAGDAVQSYSGGAELPDTLFWDGSTESGRRAAEGRYKASLRVVYEKGDIVEKKSPAVYLDITPPRIKLAVASEPFARTNGDIEGEVRVAIDVEDETEIAEWSIDILNSRGEVIRSYAGTGNPAHQITWNGTTGEGKVANPDDSYQVQVSIVDVGGNRSVYTEGLPFDVAIMVKDGKYYILTPNIIFGAYKHALDSAGEAMYKRNQESLDRAAAVLKRYPAYDLILEGHALNIYLDGPREDDEEEILGPLTERRAATVRDALIERGIPEERISTEAFGGQHPIVSVRDKTIWWKNRRVEFRLEKE, encoded by the coding sequence ATGAAACGCAAATTATTAATCTCTATTACAATTTTCACAATTCTTCTTACCGGTCTTTTTGCCGGAGGAAACAAGGAAGTGCCGGAGGTCCCGGCGGTAACATCGGGGACCCAGTATATTTCTCCCAATGGGGACGGTATTCAGGATTCGGCGACCCTGCAGTTTACCGCGAAGGTCTATGTCAAAAGCAAGCAGGGCTATATTCCGGAATACGGAATACAGATATTCAACGAGTCGGATACCCTGGTCCACGAGGTTATCGAGAAAGAACCTTCCGACGTTAACTGGTTTTTCGCCCTGTTCCGGGGCTACGACCTTTTTGAACTGGAGAAGGAGATTACCTGGAACGGCCGGGACCAGTCGGGAAACCTGGTCCCTGAAGGGGCCTACGATGTCCGGCTGTACGTGCTGGATTCCTCGAAGAACAGGACCGAAACCGATGTCGACACCTTTATCGTGGATGTGACTCCACCGGAGGCGACGATTACTCCTCCGCCGAACAATATCTTCAGTCCCAACGGGGACGGTGTCGCCGATGTGTATATCCTTCAGCAGGAAGGATCCGAAGAGCTAGAGTGGAAAGGCGTATTTGCCAACGCGGCAGGTGAAGAGGTCCGGACCTTTACCTGGACGGAATCCGCCCCCGGGGATGTTCTCTGGGACGGGACCGACGACAATGGTACCAAGGCTGATGATGGAGAGTACACCTACACCCTGAACTCCACCGACCGGGCGGGAAACAGTTCGGAAGACTACGTGGTGGAAGACATTATTCTCAACTCGGCGACCCCGGCCATCGATATGAGCCTGGATGCGACCTATTTCTCCCCCGACGGAGACGGACACCAGGACACCATAACTGTAAGCACCACCGTCCAGAATGCCGGGGAGGTCGTACGCTGGACCGGCCGGGTCTTAAGCGACAGTCGGGAGGCTCTTGTCAGCGTAGGTGGAGAGGGCAGTGTACCCGAGACCTATGTTGTTACCGGCTATGACGATCAGGGCCGCAGAGCCCCGGAAGGCTTCTATACCATATCCTATACCGTGACCTATAAAAACGGTTTCTCCACCTCCGCCGAGCGGCGCATACGCCTGGATGTTACAGATCCGAAGGTGGATATCCGCTACGATGATATCTTTTCTCCCAACGGAGACGGACAGAATGATTTCAACGATATCGCCATAAGCTCTACTGAACCGGTCTCCTGGAGCGGACAGCTTGTCGATGCAAATGGCAATGTCCTGATGGAAGGTTCGGGCCGGCAGATTATCAATCAGTTCCGCTGGGACGGACGGGGACCCGGCGGGGAGGCGCTGCCCGACGGCAGCTACTTTGCCAAAGGAGTTTTCACCGACCCTGCGGGAAACCGATACATTCAGGAACCCCTGGAGATCCGTATCGACAATCGGGAGGTGGACATCGCCATGACCACCGGAAAGGTCCTCTCCCCGAATAATGACGGGGTGGAAGACGTACTGCCGGTGGTCCTGGAGCCGACTATAGATGCTGAAATCGCCAGCTGGAGACTCTCCTTCGAAACGGAAGCTGGAGACGCCGTCCAGAGCTATTCCGGCGGTGCCGAACTTCCGGACACCCTCTTCTGGGATGGAAGCACTGAATCCGGCCGCCGTGCCGCGGAGGGGCGCTACAAGGCAAGCCTGCGGGTCGTATACGAGAAGGGCGATATCGTGGAGAAGAAGTCTCCCGCCGTTTACCTGGACATTACTCCACCCAGAATCAAGCTTGCAGTGGCCTCAGAACCCTTCGCCAGAACCAATGGAGATATTGAAGGCGAGGTGCGGGTTGCCATCGACGTGGAGGACGAGACGGAGATCGCCGAATGGAGCATCGATATCCTGAACAGCAGGGGCGAGGTTATCCGCAGCTACGCCGGAACCGGAAACCCGGCTCATCAGATAACCTGGAACGGTACCACCGGCGAAGGTAAGGTCGCCAATCCCGATGACAGTTATCAGGTGCAGGTCAGCATCGTGGACGTTGGGGGCAACAGATCGGTATATACAGAAGGTCTGCCCTTCGATGTAGCCATCATGGTGAAGGACGGGAAGTATTATATTCTCACCCCGAACATCATCTTCGGCGCCTACAAGCATGCCCTTGATTCCGCCGGGGAGGCGATGTACAAGCGCAACCAGGAGTCCCTTGACCGGGCGGCTGCAGTTCTGAAGCGCTACCCCGCCTACGACCTGATTCTCGAAGGTCACGCCCTGAATATCTATCTTGACGGTCCCCGGGAGGATGATGAAGAAGAGATCCTCGGACCTCTGACGGAACGGCGGGCGGCCACGGTACGGGACGCGCTGATTGAGCGGGGAATCCCTGAGGAGCGGATCAGCACGGAGGCCTTCGGCGGCCAGCACCCCATAGTCTCCGTCCGGGACAAGACGATCTGGTGGAAGAATCGCCGGGTCGAGTTCAGGCTGGAGAAGGAATAA